The DNA window AAACTTTAAATTTATCTTTCAAATTTATTAAGTATATATTAACACCAATTACGATTAAATGCAATATTTTTATTGTGAAATTCACTTAATTTTTAATAAAATTTTATTAATTTAATAATTGATAATTTTTATTTTCTATCTTAAATTTTTGTGTTCATTATATTAATATTTTAGTTGAATTTCGTTTTTTTAATTTTTCTATTACTTTATGAATACTTAATCTTTGATTTACTTTATTAACTTATACTTAACAAGATTAAGATTTTTTTAACTCCTCCACTGTCTTATCCATAATATAAGAGAAATTATCTTTTATCACTAATGAAGCCTTTCCATCATATTGAGTGTCCATATCATTTATAATAACCAAATTCTTTCCTCTAAAATATCCTAAGTAATATGCAGCAGGATAAACTGTCAAACTTGTCCCCGCAATTATTAATGTATCAGCTTGTTCAATTTGATAAATAGCTTCATTAACAATAACTTGATTTAAATTTTCTCCATACAATGTTACATCTGGTCTAACTATCCCACCACATTCACAAGAAAAATTCTTATCTGCTGTTTTTCCACAAGATAAACAATACCATCTCTTTAAGCTTCCATGTAATTCTAAGACATTTTTATTTCCAGATACTTGGTGTAAGTCATCAATATTTTGTGTTATAACAGCTTTTAAAATCCCCATCTTTTCAAGTTCTACCAAAGCCATATGTCCTTTATTTGGTTTTAAGCCATTGATATTTAATTCTTTTTCCACATATTCCATAAAAATATTTCTATGAGAATAAAAAAAATCTGAACTTAATACTTCTTCTGGTCTATATTTAT is part of the Fusobacterium nucleatum genome and encodes:
- a CDS encoding NAD-dependent protein deacylase, whose translation is MDVKREEKILELVNILKNTKYLVFFGGAGTSTDSGVKDFRGKNGLYKTLYKDKYRPEEVLSSDFFYSHRNIFMEYVEKELNINGLKPNKGHMALVELEKMGILKAVITQNIDDLHQVSGNKNVLELHGSLKRWYCLSCGKTADKNFSCECGGIVRPDVTLYGENLNQVIVNEAIYQIEQADTLIIAGTSLTVYPAAYYLGYFRGKNLVIINDMDTQYDGKASLVIKDNFSYIMDKTVEELKKS